A window of the Pedobacter frigiditerrae genome harbors these coding sequences:
- a CDS encoding S1/P1 nuclease, with protein sequence MKKLSIFRKLFVVFALVYVPINANAWGALGHRIVGEIADSYLQAKAKLAIRQILGTESIALAANWADFVRSDSSYSYLSSWHYVNLNPDMSKTDLFSYLDNQPSANVYNKTNEMIVVLKNPKSTLAQKTLALKMLIHLIGDMNQPMHTARKDDLGGNKVQVLWFGEKSNLHKVWDEQLIDFQQLSYTEYTKAINHPTTLQIANWQKASLKDCIWESYSICNKIYATGIKTDDKLSYKYNYDWIGTVNEQLLKGGVRLAKILNDIYK encoded by the coding sequence ATGAAGAAATTATCAATATTTAGAAAGTTATTTGTTGTTTTTGCTTTGGTGTATGTGCCAATTAATGCAAATGCTTGGGGTGCGCTAGGACATAGAATTGTTGGGGAAATTGCCGACAGTTATTTACAAGCGAAAGCTAAATTAGCTATTAGGCAAATTTTGGGAACAGAAAGTATAGCGCTAGCAGCAAATTGGGCAGATTTTGTCAGGTCTGATAGTTCTTACAGTTATTTGAGCAGCTGGCATTATGTAAATTTAAATCCTGATATGAGCAAGACTGATTTGTTTAGTTATTTGGATAATCAGCCAAGCGCTAATGTTTACAACAAAACCAATGAGATGATTGTTGTTTTGAAAAACCCAAAAAGTACATTAGCACAAAAGACACTGGCTTTGAAGATGCTTATCCACTTGATTGGAGATATGAATCAGCCGATGCATACTGCCAGAAAAGATGATTTGGGAGGAAATAAAGTGCAGGTTTTATGGTTTGGCGAAAAATCAAACTTACATAAGGTTTGGGATGAGCAGCTAATAGATTTTCAGCAATTAAGCTATACAGAATATACCAAGGCTATTAATCACCCTACAACTTTGCAAATTGCCAACTGGCAAAAGGCTAGCTTAAAAGATTGCATTTGGGAATCTTACAGTATTTGTAATAAGATTTATGCAACTGGTATTAAAACCGATGATAAGTTAAGTTACAAGTATAATTACGATTGGATTGGAACTGTAAATGAACAACTTTTAAAAGGAGGCGTTCGTTTAGCAAAAATTTTAAACGATATTTATAAGTAG
- a CDS encoding fumarate hydratase gives MMILFFKRNCFFALVFSLSAFALSCTRLPNVQGKGEALLQGVWNQDSIANSSKLLTYTQHRFKISCDSFYVDLTTVSKVNYYSDSCFNKGVWKEYAKGTYVVKGDTLMLTGTFTKDSYKQKVSGCYRTGRYLTNFKIKSSGANSLVLESLNDQRECALVLKEKITCVPKEL, from the coding sequence ATGATGATACTTTTTTTTAAGAGGAATTGCTTCTTCGCTTTAGTCTTTAGTCTTTCAGCTTTTGCCTTGTCATGCACCCGCTTACCAAATGTACAAGGCAAGGGAGAAGCGCTTTTACAGGGAGTTTGGAATCAGGATAGTATTGCAAATTCGAGTAAACTTTTAACTTACACCCAACATCGTTTTAAAATAAGTTGCGATTCATTCTATGTAGATTTAACAACTGTTTCTAAAGTAAACTATTACTCAGACTCGTGTTTTAATAAAGGTGTTTGGAAAGAGTATGCAAAGGGTACTTACGTTGTTAAAGGGGATACTTTAATGCTTACTGGAACTTTTACAAAAGATAGCTACAAACAAAAGGTCTCGGGTTGCTACAGGACTGGAAGGTATTTAACTAACTTTAAGATTAAGTCATCTGGGGCAAATAGTTTAGTTTTAGAGAGTTTAAACGACCAAAGGGAATGTGCATTGGTTTTGAAAGAAAAAATTACTTGTGTGCCTAAAGAATTATAG
- the fumC gene encoding class II fumarate hydratase yields MSFRIEHDTMGEVQVPADKYWGAQTERSRNNFKIGPEASMPKEIIHAFGYLKKAAALANTELGVLSQDKANLIAIACDEVIAGKLDGEFPLVIWQTGSGTQSNMNANEVIANRAHVLNGGSLADDKKVLHPNDDVNKSQSSNDTYPTAMHIAAYKQAVEITIPGLEKLKNTLAKKAASWNDIVKTGRTHFMDATPLTLGQEFSGYVQQIDNGLRAIKNALQMISELALGGTAVGTGLNTPAGYDVLVAKKIAELTGLGFVTAPNKFEALAAHDAMVELSSAYRRVAVSLMKVANDIRMLSSGPRSGIGEIIIPDNEPGSSIMPGKVNPTQPEALTMVCAQVMGNDVTVGIGGSNGHFELNVFKPVIAANVLQSGRLLGDACVSFNDKCAEGIEPNKPVIKQHMENSLMLVTALNPYVGYENAAKIAKKAHKENKTLREAAIELGLLTDEQFTEWVKPEDMVGSLK; encoded by the coding sequence ATGAGTTTCAGAATAGAACACGATACAATGGGTGAGGTGCAAGTGCCTGCTGACAAATATTGGGGAGCACAAACCGAACGTTCACGTAATAATTTTAAAATTGGTCCAGAGGCTAGTATGCCCAAGGAAATTATACATGCTTTTGGTTATTTAAAAAAGGCAGCGGCATTGGCTAATACAGAATTAGGTGTGTTATCTCAAGACAAAGCAAATTTAATAGCAATTGCTTGTGATGAGGTTATTGCAGGTAAGTTGGATGGCGAGTTTCCGTTGGTAATTTGGCAAACAGGTTCTGGAACGCAAAGCAACATGAATGCAAATGAAGTAATTGCAAATAGGGCTCACGTTTTAAATGGAGGAAGCTTAGCGGATGATAAAAAAGTGTTGCATCCAAATGATGATGTGAATAAATCTCAATCAAGTAACGATACTTATCCAACAGCAATGCATATTGCGGCTTACAAACAAGCTGTGGAAATTACAATACCTGGATTAGAAAAATTAAAAAATACGTTAGCTAAAAAAGCAGCTAGTTGGAATGATATCGTAAAAACTGGTCGTACTCACTTTATGGATGCAACGCCATTAACATTAGGGCAGGAGTTTTCTGGTTATGTACAACAAATTGATAATGGCTTAAGGGCAATTAAAAACGCTTTGCAAATGATTAGCGAATTAGCTTTAGGCGGAACAGCTGTTGGTACGGGCTTAAATACTCCTGCTGGTTATGATGTTTTAGTTGCTAAAAAAATCGCTGAATTAACAGGTTTAGGTTTTGTAACTGCTCCGAATAAATTTGAAGCTTTGGCTGCGCATGATGCGATGGTTGAGCTTTCTAGTGCTTACAGACGTGTGGCTGTTTCTTTAATGAAAGTTGCTAATGATATTAGAATGTTAAGTTCTGGTCCTCGTAGTGGAATAGGAGAAATTATTATTCCTGATAACGAACCAGGTTCTTCTATCATGCCAGGAAAGGTTAACCCGACACAACCAGAAGCTTTGACGATGGTTTGCGCTCAGGTTATGGGTAACGATGTAACTGTTGGTATTGGTGGTAGCAATGGTCATTTTGAATTGAACGTTTTTAAACCTGTTATTGCGGCTAATGTTCTGCAAAGCGGTCGTTTACTAGGTGATGCTTGTGTGTCATTTAACGATAAATGTGCTGAAGGTATTGAGCCAAACAAACCTGTGATTAAACAACATATGGAAAACTCTTTGATGTTGGTTACGGCATTGAATCCTTATGTTGGTTATGAGAATGCAGCTAAGATTGCTAAAAAAGCGCATAAAGAAAACAAAACTTTACGTGAGGCAGCAATTGAATTAGGTTTGTTAACCGACGAACAATTTACAGAATGGGTTAAGCCAGAAGATATGGTAGGAAGCCTTAAATAA
- a CDS encoding serine hydrolase domain-containing protein, with translation MKFRLLVTALALTIISISSCTTKEEKAKKAAADKKVRVKEDDKADSALITYNPKNEDKWIAGFADNLHRKYGFNGNILVAKKGKIIYQGAKGWADYLHRDSLKINSEFELASITKTFTGVAIMQLVEAGKLKLTDDVKKFYPNFPYDGITVKLLLSHRSGMMNYVYFIDDIWRKEKKDQKKGVSNNDVMNVIAEKKPNPYAKPDKVFHYNNSNFMVLGAIIEKVTGKTYAEYMMEHVFKPAGMKHTHVYSTTVYPKIPVDVVGHDRNNFRYSVVQNFLDGPVGDKGIYSTIHDLVLYDKYLKNERLLTKKSLDSAFVGRNKPVNGHFNYGYGWRMFDGKGMDKVVYHTGWWHGFRHIYIRDLDKDIVVIFLGNKTNGSLMHLDELFKYLKMPIIRKGAYTGAGSLPGTDED, from the coding sequence ATGAAGTTTCGTCTACTAGTTACAGCGTTAGCGCTTACCATTATATCTATATCATCTTGTACTACCAAAGAAGAAAAAGCTAAAAAGGCAGCTGCCGATAAAAAAGTAAGAGTCAAAGAAGACGATAAAGCAGACAGCGCATTAATTACTTACAACCCTAAAAATGAAGATAAATGGATTGCAGGTTTTGCTGATAATTTGCACAGAAAATACGGCTTTAATGGAAATATACTGGTAGCTAAAAAAGGCAAAATTATTTATCAAGGCGCTAAGGGTTGGGCAGATTATCTTCATCGCGATAGCTTAAAAATAAACTCGGAGTTTGAACTGGCTTCTATTACCAAAACTTTTACTGGGGTTGCCATTATGCAATTGGTTGAAGCAGGAAAGCTAAAATTAACTGACGATGTAAAGAAATTTTATCCAAATTTCCCTTACGATGGTATCACTGTAAAACTACTTTTATCCCACAGAAGTGGAATGATGAACTACGTTTATTTTATAGATGACATTTGGCGCAAGGAGAAAAAAGACCAGAAAAAAGGCGTTTCTAATAACGATGTAATGAATGTAATTGCCGAAAAAAAACCTAATCCTTATGCTAAACCAGATAAAGTTTTTCATTACAACAACTCAAACTTTATGGTTTTGGGAGCAATTATAGAAAAGGTTACGGGGAAAACCTACGCCGAATATATGATGGAGCATGTTTTCAAACCAGCTGGGATGAAACATACTCACGTTTATTCTACCACGGTTTACCCTAAAATTCCTGTTGATGTGGTTGGCCACGATAGAAATAATTTCAGATACTCAGTGGTACAAAATTTTTTAGATGGCCCAGTTGGCGACAAAGGAATTTACAGTACCATACATGATTTAGTACTGTATGATAAGTACTTGAAAAACGAGAGATTACTAACCAAAAAGAGTTTAGATTCTGCTTTCGTTGGTCGCAATAAGCCTGTTAATGGTCACTTTAATTATGGTTATGGTTGGCGTATGTTCGATGGAAAAGGAATGGACAAAGTTGTTTACCATACAGGTTGGTGGCACGGTTTCCGCCACATTTATATCCGCGATTTAGACAAAGATATTGTGGTAATTTTCTTAGGCAACAAAACCAATGGCAGCTTAATGCATTTAGATGAATTATTTAAATACCTAAAAATGCCAATCATTAGAAAAGGTGCCTATACTGGTGCTGGTAGTTTACCAGGTACAGACGAGGATTAA
- the recG gene encoding ATP-dependent DNA helicase RecG has product MFASNLDTPLVYLKGVGPKRAELLQKELGMFTYEQLLNHYPFRYIDRTRFYKINELNPDMPLVQVIGRVTGKETIGEKHKKRIVIKFTDDTGTMELVWFQSLKWVEDNIMRGSLYIVFGKPTFFNSGFSISHPDLEPYPRQTGITGNLTLQPIYNSTEKLKKSFLDSKGIQKLIHHIIELHINEVRETLPKYILDKYKLISRKDALINVHFPSNTTMLQHAERRLKFEELFFIQLQLLYNKQLRSLKFKGALFNTVGERVNTFYNTMLPFDLTGAQKRVIKEIRIDTQRGSQMNRLIQGDVGSGKTVVALMSMLLANDNGYQACMMAPTEILARQHYQSLVDLLKGELVNVAVLTGNSTKKQRTVLHEQLENGEIDILVGTHALIEDKVKFKNLGFVVIDEQHRFGVEQRAKLWRKNVIPPHILVMTATPIPRTLAMTLYGDLDVSVIDELPVGRKPIETKHLFEGQRLRMFGFMKQEIAKGRQVYVVYPLIEESKKLDLMHLEEGLAQMQFEFPLPDYQISKVHGQMPNADKQFEMQRFIEGKTQIMVATTVIEVGVNVPNASVMIIENAERFGLSQLHQLRGRVGRGAEQSFCILMTGNKLSQNSKLRIETMVKTNNGFEISEIDLQLRGPGDITGTQQSGVLELKMANLAKDQIILQEARNTVIDIFEKDAMLGNPENVLLKNYIDKRTRAIAFDKIS; this is encoded by the coding sequence TTGTTTGCTTCAAATTTAGATACTCCTCTTGTTTACTTAAAAGGCGTTGGTCCGAAACGTGCCGAACTTTTGCAAAAGGAGTTGGGAATGTTTACCTATGAGCAACTTTTAAATCACTATCCTTTTAGGTACATAGACAGAACTCGTTTTTACAAAATTAATGAGCTCAATCCTGATATGCCTTTGGTACAAGTTATTGGTAGAGTAACTGGCAAGGAAACCATAGGCGAAAAGCACAAAAAGAGAATTGTTATCAAATTTACTGATGATACTGGCACAATGGAATTGGTTTGGTTTCAAAGTTTAAAGTGGGTTGAAGATAACATCATGAGAGGCAGTTTATACATCGTCTTTGGCAAACCAACATTCTTTAACAGCGGCTTTAGTATTTCTCATCCAGATTTAGAGCCCTATCCCAGACAAACAGGCATTACGGGAAACCTAACATTGCAACCTATTTATAACTCGACAGAAAAGCTTAAAAAGAGTTTCTTAGATAGTAAGGGCATACAGAAGTTAATTCATCACATAATTGAATTACACATTAATGAAGTAAGGGAAACACTACCAAAATATATCCTAGATAAATACAAACTGATTAGTCGAAAAGATGCGTTAATCAATGTCCATTTCCCTTCAAATACGACAATGTTGCAACACGCTGAAAGGCGATTGAAATTTGAGGAACTTTTCTTTATTCAGCTTCAATTACTTTACAACAAGCAACTGCGGAGTTTAAAGTTTAAAGGAGCATTATTTAATACGGTTGGAGAGCGTGTAAATACTTTTTATAACACAATGTTGCCATTTGATTTAACAGGTGCACAGAAGCGAGTTATTAAAGAAATTAGAATAGATACCCAGAGGGGAAGCCAAATGAATCGCCTTATACAGGGTGATGTGGGAAGTGGAAAAACAGTAGTTGCCTTAATGAGTATGTTATTGGCCAATGATAACGGTTACCAAGCCTGTATGATGGCACCTACAGAAATTTTAGCTAGGCAACATTATCAATCGTTAGTGGATTTATTGAAAGGTGAATTGGTGAATGTTGCCGTATTAACAGGAAACTCAACTAAAAAACAAAGAACTGTTTTACACGAACAATTAGAAAACGGGGAGATTGATATTTTAGTTGGTACGCATGCGCTGATTGAAGATAAGGTCAAGTTTAAAAATTTAGGCTTTGTTGTTATAGATGAACAACATCGTTTTGGCGTTGAGCAAAGGGCTAAACTTTGGCGTAAAAATGTAATTCCGCCTCATATTTTGGTAATGACTGCAACACCAATTCCACGAACTTTAGCTATGACTTTATACGGCGATTTAGATGTTTCTGTGATAGATGAATTGCCTGTTGGAAGAAAACCAATTGAAACAAAACATTTGTTTGAAGGGCAACGATTGAGGATGTTTGGCTTTATGAAGCAGGAGATCGCTAAAGGAAGGCAGGTTTATGTTGTTTATCCATTAATTGAAGAGAGCAAAAAACTTGATTTAATGCATTTAGAAGAAGGCTTGGCACAAATGCAATTTGAGTTTCCATTGCCCGATTATCAAATTAGTAAAGTTCACGGACAAATGCCAAATGCTGATAAGCAGTTTGAGATGCAAAGGTTTATCGAAGGCAAAACCCAAATTATGGTGGCTACAACTGTTATTGAGGTTGGGGTTAATGTGCCAAATGCTTCTGTAATGATTATAGAAAACGCAGAGCGATTTGGGCTTTCACAATTGCATCAATTAAGAGGGAGGGTTGGTCGTGGAGCTGAACAATCTTTTTGTATTTTGATGACTGGAAATAAACTCAGCCAAAACTCAAAACTTAGGATAGAAACAATGGTTAAGACCAATAATGGTTTCGAAATTTCTGAGATTGATTTACAACTTCGTGGACCAGGTGATATAACTGGCACACAACAAAGCGGTGTTTTAGAATTAAAGATGGCAAACCTGGCTAAAGACCAAATCATTTTACAAGAAGCAAGAAATACTGTGATAGACATCTTTGAAAAAGATGCTATGTTGGGTAATCCTGAAAATGTGCTATTGAAAAATTATATCGATAAGCGAACAAGAGCAATTGCTTTTGATAAAATTTCGTAG
- a CDS encoding EamA family transporter translates to MKSKSRYLLAAFLSVAIWGFFSIPLRNLKAYPSEEILYYRTFTSLIVIWIAILLFRRKYLKQDIQYFKSALPKQRKIIVWQIIGATVLLTLNWYTFIYAINNVSIKSGAFAYMVCPLITAFGGFIILKEELSRIKLISLGIALLSIIMLATGSFIEVLWSVIIAALYAFYLIIQRKMQHLDKLNVLACQITLAVVLMLPFYIYHHQGFPTGGWFWGHIIVIAALFTVIPLFLSLYALIGIPSSTLGVIIYLNPIIAFTVAVLYFDEHISFHQLLAYLLLLFAVFLFNWNLIKDIFTFNRK, encoded by the coding sequence TTGAAATCCAAATCAAGGTATTTATTAGCTGCATTTCTTTCTGTTGCCATTTGGGGGTTTTTCTCAATTCCATTAAGGAATTTAAAGGCTTATCCTTCAGAAGAAATATTGTATTACAGAACATTCACTTCTTTAATAGTCATTTGGATTGCCATCTTATTATTTAGAAGGAAATATCTTAAGCAGGATATTCAATATTTTAAATCGGCATTGCCAAAACAAAGGAAGATTATTGTTTGGCAAATAATTGGGGCAACTGTATTGCTAACTCTAAATTGGTATACATTTATTTATGCCATAAATAATGTAAGTATTAAATCGGGTGCATTTGCTTATATGGTTTGTCCTTTGATTACTGCTTTTGGCGGTTTTATCATTTTAAAAGAAGAGCTTTCTAGAATTAAGCTAATATCACTCGGTATTGCTTTGTTAAGCATAATTATGCTGGCAACTGGCTCTTTTATAGAAGTATTATGGTCGGTTATCATAGCAGCTCTTTATGCCTTCTATTTAATCATTCAGCGTAAAATGCAACACTTAGATAAGTTAAATGTACTGGCTTGTCAGATTACGCTGGCAGTAGTTTTAATGTTACCATTCTATATTTATCATCATCAAGGTTTTCCAACTGGCGGATGGTTTTGGGGTCACATTATAGTAATTGCAGCGTTGTTTACGGTTATTCCTCTTTTTTTGAGCTTGTATGCACTAATAGGAATTCCTTCTTCAACATTAGGTGTAATTATATATTTGAATCCAATTATTGCGTTTACAGTTGCGGTTTTATATTTTGATGAACATATTAGCTTTCATCAGCTATTGGCATATCTATTATTGTTGTTTGCAGTTTTTCTATTTAATTGGAACTTGATAAAAGATATCTTTACTTTTAATAGAAAATAG
- a CDS encoding RidA family protein has translation MKKVIYTTSAPEPIGPYSQAIVANGFLFASGQVAINPENGELTLTSIAEETHQVMRNIKAVLLEAEYTFEHILKTTIFLSDMGLFAEVNEVYGSYFESAYPARETVAVKGLPKGVNVEISITAYKA, from the coding sequence ATGAAAAAAGTAATTTATACAACCAGTGCGCCAGAACCAATTGGCCCATATAGCCAAGCCATAGTTGCCAACGGATTTTTATTTGCTTCGGGTCAAGTAGCTATCAACCCCGAAAATGGAGAGTTGACCTTAACATCTATAGCAGAAGAAACTCATCAAGTAATGCGTAATATTAAAGCAGTTTTATTGGAAGCAGAGTATACATTTGAACACATTTTAAAGACAACTATCTTTTTGTCAGATATGGGTTTATTTGCTGAAGTAAATGAAGTTTATGGTTCTTATTTTGAATCAGCTTACCCAGCTCGTGAAACTGTTGCGGTAAAGGGGTTACCAAAAGGTGTTAATGTAGAAATTTCAATCACTGCATATAAAGCATAA
- a CDS encoding DUF6728 family protein encodes MYFFRKQDPNRPTNINIKIMHVINAVAIILFVGGITWKLIQWFILK; translated from the coding sequence ATGTACTTCTTTAGAAAACAAGACCCCAATAGGCCAACAAATATTAATATCAAGATCATGCATGTTATTAATGCAGTTGCGATTATTTTATTTGTGGGAGGAATAACTTGGAAGTTAATTCAATGGTTTATTTTAAAATAA
- a CDS encoding OmpA family protein: MNYSTLKKGVAASLVALVGVSTLANAQDAPASSSAKVFGGTAQYRTWSLGINAGVLSPVVVTGGTNDFTNWDVNLGYGISLRKQLSHAFGLEGNIMRGKLSGTNKDATGGVLNGVKDFETKIQYAADLRGVINVGTVDFLKRENSVNFFVSAGYGLMAFNPTTTQANGTTVDNSGKYGENGDNDYIKQAYIPVGVGVKFKVSDRVAFNLAYTANFVDGDNVDRVYANGTSKDKFSYGSAGLEFSLGSKAKPNLDWVNPVALMYDELKDPTLRQEVEALKNRVSNVEKSVEDLKKDSDGDGVADQFDKCAGTPAGTKVDGSGCPLPVPAPVVENTGTAAPMVSGFETIQFEFNSSVLKTESYPTLDKLSSVLKENGGKVTTKGYASSEGTAAYNMKLSKDRANSVKTYLVNSGVNASQVTAKGFGEANPIASNDTEEGRIQNRRVETTRN; the protein is encoded by the coding sequence ATGAATTATTCTACTTTAAAAAAGGGTGTTGCCGCATCTCTTGTAGCTTTGGTTGGAGTTTCTACTCTTGCTAATGCTCAGGATGCTCCAGCCTCTTCTTCTGCCAAGGTATTTGGTGGAACAGCGCAGTACAGAACTTGGTCATTAGGTATTAATGCTGGTGTTTTATCTCCAGTTGTTGTGACAGGTGGTACTAACGATTTTACTAACTGGGATGTTAACTTAGGTTACGGTATCTCATTACGTAAACAATTATCACATGCTTTCGGATTAGAAGGTAACATTATGCGTGGTAAACTATCAGGAACTAATAAAGATGCTACTGGTGGTGTTTTAAACGGAGTTAAAGATTTCGAAACTAAAATCCAATATGCAGCTGATTTAAGAGGTGTTATTAATGTTGGAACAGTTGATTTCTTAAAACGTGAGAATTCAGTTAACTTCTTTGTAAGTGCTGGTTACGGTTTAATGGCTTTTAACCCAACTACTACTCAAGCTAACGGTACAACCGTAGATAACTCTGGTAAATATGGTGAAAATGGCGATAACGATTATATCAAACAAGCTTACATTCCTGTAGGTGTTGGTGTTAAATTTAAAGTTTCTGATCGTGTAGCTTTCAATTTAGCTTATACTGCTAACTTTGTTGATGGTGATAACGTAGATAGAGTTTACGCTAATGGTACTTCTAAAGATAAATTTTCTTACGGTTCTGCTGGATTAGAATTCTCTTTAGGTTCAAAAGCTAAACCAAACTTGGATTGGGTTAACCCGGTAGCTTTAATGTATGATGAATTAAAAGATCCTACATTACGTCAAGAAGTTGAAGCATTGAAAAACCGTGTTTCTAACGTTGAAAAATCTGTTGAAGATTTGAAAAAAGATTCTGATGGTGACGGTGTTGCTGATCAATTTGATAAATGTGCTGGTACTCCAGCTGGAACTAAAGTTGATGGTTCAGGTTGTCCTCTTCCAGTTCCTGCTCCAGTTGTTGAAAACACTGGTACTGCAGCTCCAATGGTTTCAGGTTTCGAAACTATTCAATTTGAATTCAACTCTTCAGTATTAAAAACTGAATCTTATCCTACTTTAGATAAATTATCTTCAGTATTGAAAGAAAACGGTGGTAAAGTAACTACTAAAGGTTACGCTTCAAGCGAAGGTACTGCTGCTTACAATATGAAATTATCTAAAGACAGAGCAAATTCTGTTAAAACTTACTTAGTAAACTCTGGCGTTAACGCTAGTCAAGTTACTGCTAAAGGTTTTGGCGAAGCTAATCCAATCGCTTCTAACGATACTGAAGAAGGTCGTATCCAAAATCGTCGTGTTGAGACTACAAGAAACTAA
- a CDS encoding M24B family metallopeptidase, whose amino-acid sequence MRQLRAIKSDIEVNLTQKACDITRDAFNRVLKFIKPGVMEYEVEAEIIHEFIRQAATGHGYNPIIASGNNANILHYTDNNQECKDGELILLDFGAEYANYNADMTRTIPVNGKFTPRQKEVYNSVLYVLNESKKLMVAGAIWNTYHEQVGELMTEQLIKLKLISSTDVKNQNPSYPAYKKYFMHGTSHHLGIDVHDFAGRYTPFAEGNILTCEPGIYIPEEGFAVRLENDILITKDGNYDLMGHIPIIAEEIEEIMNA is encoded by the coding sequence ATGAGGCAACTACGTGCCATAAAGTCCGATATAGAGGTAAATCTTACCCAAAAAGCTTGTGATATTACTAGAGATGCCTTTAATAGGGTTTTGAAATTTATAAAACCAGGTGTAATGGAATATGAAGTTGAAGCAGAGATCATTCACGAATTCATTAGACAAGCTGCAACGGGCCACGGTTATAATCCGATTATAGCTAGTGGCAATAATGCAAATATCCTCCATTATACCGACAACAATCAAGAATGTAAGGATGGAGAATTGATATTGCTTGACTTTGGAGCTGAATATGCGAACTATAATGCAGATATGACAAGGACAATCCCTGTGAACGGAAAATTTACACCTAGACAAAAAGAGGTATACAATTCAGTTTTATATGTGCTAAATGAGTCGAAAAAGCTAATGGTTGCAGGAGCAATTTGGAATACCTACCATGAGCAAGTTGGTGAGTTAATGACTGAGCAGCTAATTAAGTTAAAGTTAATTTCTTCTACAGATGTGAAAAATCAAAATCCCTCATATCCAGCCTACAAAAAATATTTTATGCACGGAACTTCGCATCATTTAGGTATAGATGTACATGATTTCGCAGGGCGATACACTCCCTTCGCCGAAGGTAATATTTTAACTTGCGAACCTGGAATTTATATTCCTGAAGAAGGGTTTGCTGTTAGATTAGAAAACGATATTCTTATTACAAAAGATGGAAATTATGATTTAATGGGCCATATCCCAATAATTGCAGAAGAAATAGAAGAAATTATGAATGCCTAA
- the meaB gene encoding methylmalonyl Co-A mutase-associated GTPase MeaB, giving the protein MNLHQDLKRGIEEGDFRAIARALTLVENDIEPSGDLLKSLKINDTLVLGITGPPGAGKSTLVNAITNNLVVAGKKIAILAVDPTSPFNFGSLLGDRIRMAQQFNNPNVYIRSIATRGALGGMSLKTLELVDVLKAAKFDLIIIETVGVGQSEVEIAGLADKTCVVLVPESGDEIQNIKSGLMEIAQVFVINKADREGADVFANNLKKLVNEQHQAIPVFKTVADKNTGIVELCDWILEEKIDTNEKRKFLIADKAYKIIQNQKMKDIDKTRLLNDVKEALSKQDFNVYQFTQDWLRHS; this is encoded by the coding sequence ATGAACTTGCATCAAGATTTAAAAAGGGGAATTGAAGAAGGAGATTTTCGGGCAATTGCTAGGGCATTAACCTTGGTTGAGAATGATATTGAGCCTTCTGGTGATCTACTTAAATCTCTAAAAATTAACGACACGCTGGTTTTAGGTATCACTGGCCCCCCTGGAGCAGGTAAAAGTACGCTAGTAAACGCCATAACAAATAACCTAGTTGTTGCAGGAAAAAAAATTGCTATTTTGGCAGTTGATCCAACCTCACCTTTTAATTTTGGATCTCTGTTGGGAGATAGAATCAGAATGGCTCAACAATTTAACAATCCAAATGTTTACATCCGTTCTATCGCTACTCGAGGTGCTTTAGGTGGTATGTCATTAAAAACACTGGAGCTGGTGGATGTGTTAAAGGCGGCAAAATTTGACTTAATCATTATTGAAACAGTTGGGGTTGGGCAATCTGAAGTGGAAATAGCGGGTTTAGCCGATAAGACCTGTGTGGTCTTGGTGCCAGAATCAGGAGATGAAATTCAGAATATTAAATCTGGATTAATGGAAATTGCTCAAGTATTTGTAATAAATAAAGCAGATAGAGAGGGGGCAGATGTTTTTGCAAATAACCTAAAGAAGTTAGTAAATGAACAGCATCAAGCTATTCCGGTTTTTAAAACAGTTGCCGATAAAAATACAGGTATAGTTGAGTTATGTGACTGGATATTAGAAGAAAAGATCGACACAAATGAAAAAAGAAAATTTTTAATAGCTGATAAAGCTTATAAAATTATTCAAAACCAAAAAATGAAAGATATAGATAAAACAAGGCTTCTTAACGATGTTAAAGAAGCCTTGTCAAAACAGGATTTTAATGTTTATCAATTTACCCAAGATTGGCTTAGGCATTCATAA